In the Salvia splendens isolate huo1 chromosome 16, SspV2, whole genome shotgun sequence genome, TCAAGACCTTTATAATTTTGTAACCACTATTTTTTGGGTGTACATatcatataaaattataaacagTGAAATTTCCGCGAAACTGTCAAATTGAGGAATATTTGTGTTTATTTACTGCATTCGACAGTTGATTTTTTGCTCTTCATTTTGCAGTCAATACTGACTCTCTCACGTCTCTCCATTCCTCTTTGTTTCTCAATCAGCTGAAGTAGTAAAATATCGCTCTGTGATTTCAAAATCAAGGTATTGTGTAGTCAGTGAAATGTGCTTCAATTCGCTCAGCTGAAGTGTTCAACTACAATTCGTGCGTTTAACAGTTTCTCCGTCGGTGCGATGCAATCAGGTGACTTGATTTAATTGTTCATCTCCTTTTCTGTGTTTTAATTCTCGACAGTTGTTTTTACATTTCGTTTTTGCTAATTGCCTCGAGTTTATAACTCCTATCTGTGTCGAATTTCATGAATTCAGCCTATTTACCGAGGCTGACTAAGCATCTACGGTGTAGCCGTAGCTCAATTATAGAAAGGTTTACACTATACCAGTTTTGGcggtttttcttttttattagtATGATTCTACTGTCTAGTATCAGGAGGCTTGATTCATGGCATAAATGCATACCATGTCAGTGAGAGTtgaggaaaaattgaaaaacgaaacatttatttgtatattgtgtgtatatcCATGTCCAGATAAGTTAgactttttttacttttgaatATTCAAAGGATCTTTTATTCTGCTTCTGTTCACTTTTTTGTGGTACTAGATGCAAGATCTCCTGTAGAAAGACTTTAATTTTGGAGCTGGAATTTGGATGTTTTGCCAGCTTTGTTTTTTTTGTCTATCTAGAATAATGTCCACTTCTCAAATCTATATCTTGTCACAGAGAAAATGCAAGAAATTCATATTACTGACATTTGATTTCTTCAAGCTTCCCTATTTAGCACAAGAAGCATTCCAGGATAATTTTTTTAGGACTATTGGGTTCCCGAAATTAATATTCCTATAACTTACATTTCAACTGTTTTTTTTGGAACAAAATTTACCTGGGATTCTGGATATTGCTGTTTACTTAATTGGATCTTGGCAGAGGACTATGATCCTTGTAAGCTCAGATGCAACTGCTTTGGACTTAACACAAGTGCAAAAATATTTCAGAATATGATATTATTCATCTGGCTCGAGAAGCTCAAAGTCGGTGGTTAAAGCCTGCAGAAGTTTATTGCATATTGAGGAATTATGAGGAGCACCAGCTCACCCACCAAGTTCCTCAAAAACCAACTAGTAATATTGGCATCTACTGCTTTTTTATTTGTTCAGTTTTTTAAACCATTGATGAAATACATTTGTTATTCCACTGGTGTATCTTATAGGTGGATCTCTATATCTGTTCAACAAACGAGTGCTAAAGTTTTTCCGGAAAGATGGTCATAGTTGGCGTAAAAGGAAGGATCAGAAAACCATTGCTGAAGCACATGAACGGCTTAAGGTTTCTGATTCAGATCTCATTTTGGTGTCTGCTTAtgttattcctttttttttcttgtttctcttttacttaTACTGTCAATGCCATGAATTATGAGCCAAAATTAGCTACAATGATAGATTTCGAAATATCTGCAAAGGTTGGTTACAGTTGTTATTTCACTAAGGTCAGTCATTTTCTATTAACGCGCTAATGGTTGGGGTAAAACCTATATTTAACCTAGAGTTTATTAGGATCCTGCTAGGATATTTGAGCAATGAAGACAAGGCGGTCTTCAGCTCTTTCATACTGGCCTGTGTTCAGTGCGTAATTTCTGTCAACAGTAATACTTAGAGATATGGTGAAAATCGTGAAATGTTAGCCAATCTGGAAcagaaataatatgcatcaaATTTGAGTTACTAATGTGCATTTGGGACATAATTTATAGAACAATTAAACTTCAACTAAGGTACAGAAATGATAGCATCATGTGAAGTTATACCTTAACATGTTCTCTTCCAGGATGTCTGACACTAGGGGATCTAATTACATAGATTGTGTTTTCTAGGTGTGTTTGGTTACGGTGAATTGTTGCTTGAAGATTTTTATATTTCCAGGTTGGAAATGCTGAAGCCCTGAATTGTTATTATGCTCATGGAGAGGGGAACCCAAACTTTCAAAGACGAAGCTACTGGATGTTAGAACCGTAAGTTTTCATATTTTACTACATCAAATTTTGCCCCATTTATTGTCAGGGAAGTGATTGAGGCTAATGATTCCATTGCAATATTGAATATTTCATTTTGATTGTATGCTCAGGTGCTTAGTTCTTAAGAATACAAAATAGTAATAACTTGTAGATAGATAAGCATCAGTCCTGATTTATTTTAACCTAGTGTTATCGCTCTCTGTGTGTGGCACATGTGTGCATGCTTAGGTGTGTTATTGCAGTAAGCATTCTTTTGTACCAGAGTATATAAGTACAATCTTCTTGTTAACTACAGTGACTTCTTGTTAACTAATAAGTTTTATGATGTACCAGGGCGTACGAGCACATTGTTCTTGTGCACTACAGAGATATTCGTGTGGTAAGTGTTCTTGTTCTTGAGTTCAACCATATGCATAGCTAAGATCTTAACTAatgttatttataaatttactaCTGTATTTTTGATGCTGTTGCTGttatttgaaataatttaaaagGTGATTGACTTGAACAATCAATTGTGCATTTGTTTAAGTTGTGTTGACTACCCTGATTACTTAAGATCTTGTCATTCAAGATTGAAAAACTCGGACTAACATTCAATCTgttaatactactccatatgcTAATGAAAACCATGATTTATCTACACAGGCTTTGCCTGTTTGAATATTTTCCACGACTTTCGTCCGCTTAACCCTTTGCATGAATTGCAGGGAAACGAGCAGTCTGGATCAACTTCTCAGCTTCTATCATCATCTCCTTCCACCGTCAGCCCTAGTCCTACATCTTTTGCATCTGAGTTGCCAGACTCATCCTTTGTCGTTGGTGAATCTTATGAATCGTATCATAATGAATCAAGTCCCAGCTCGGTGGAGATAAGCTCTAGTCAATTTGTCAGCAATCATATATTGAATCGGTCAAAAGCGAGAGCAAATGAAGTATGCAGTTCTCCAGGGTGGGATATGGATCAAGCATTAGAAAGAATTAAGCACCAACTGAGTTTAAATGATGACGAGGTGACAGAATGTTATAAATACAACTTTGAGGCTGAGGATTCAAATGACCTAGATGTGCTGCGGGAATATGAATTTTCTAGTCTGACGCCAAATAGTTCAGGCGACATTCTTCAAGGTTTTTACTATTTTGTCTGCTTCTTCAAGTTCAAGTTGAATAATTCTCTCTTTTAATATGATCAATTAAGCCAGAAAGGCTGGTAGGTTGCTAATAGGACATGACTTTGTAGATGAAGGAGTTCAACAGCACCAAAAACCACCAGGAACTGAAGTTGACATTTGGAAAGAGATGATGCTGGATGGCTCCAAGGATTTTCCGTGTGCAGAATCACCACAACAATTTGGAGGGCACGCAACTTGTATGGTTTCTTACATGACaatctttattaattttattattttttgttttataagAACTCTCACACCCCAGTTACCATGCCAGCTTCTTTAATCCTCGAAGAAGTAGATTCACAGAAATATCGTACATATACTCCTGCACCACATGCTTACCCTCCGGCTGGCAATTCGCCACTATTTTACCAAGATGGTTTGGGAATTTCTCTCGACAACAACATAAGTTTGACTGTTGCCCAAAAACAAAGGTTCACTATCCGTGAGATATCTCCAGAGTGGTGTTATACCTCTGAGGGTACAAAGGTATTTATCAGGAAAATTAGATTAAGCAAATACTTATATAGTTgtttctgtgtgtgtgtgtgtgcactCTCACATAGTTGCATGTGTATTGCAGTTACTTGTGCCTACTCAGCATGTGCATGCATGACACTGCTTTGTATgcttcattttcatttataagtTATTACAGAAAATTTATCGGCCTAGTTTGATGGCACTTTAGTGATTTGTTAGATACCATATATTACTTTGCTCATTCTAGccacaaatacacacacatgAACAGACTTATAGTTATATAGATGTATGCAACATGCAAATAtgcattcaatttttttcacttGAGTTCATTTTGAGTTTTATCAGTGTTCATATGAAATTCTCTAAGTTTCTGATCCAAGGTTCAAATCCTACTTGCAGATCATCATTATTGGGTCTTTCTTCTGTGATCCATCAGAATGTGAATGGGCTTGTATGATTGGTGACACTGAAGTTCCTGTCCAGATCATTCAAGAAGGTGTCCTCTGCTGCTATGCCCCAGCTCACTTGCCGGGCGAAGTTAGTATTTGCATCACTTCTGGGAATCGAGAGGCTTGCAGCGAAGTCAGGGAGTTTGAATATCGAGCTAAATCTGACGTTCCCTCACCTAGTAATCCAACTGGAACAGAGGCTTATAAGAATCCAGATGAACTCATGTCGCTTGTCAGATTTGTTCAAATGCTGCTATCTGATGCTCAGGAAGCCTCTGAATCAGGAAATGATGAAGACTCGTGGAGCCAAGTCATTGATGCACTTTTGGTTGGTGCTTCTACATCGTCAAGCACTCttgattggcttctccaagaaCTTCTGAAGGAAAAGTTGCAACTATGGCTTTCGtctaaattacaaaataatgaGGGGAAAGGCTGCTCTTTATCCAAGAAAGAACAAGGGATCATACACATGGTTGCCATATTGGGATTTGAATGGGCGTTGCAACCAATTTTGAACTGTGGAGTGAGCGTTAACTTCCGCGACAATAATGGATGGACTGCTCTCCATTGGGCTGCACGATATGGGaggtatattttttttcatccatATTTTGCTTTCAAATGTAACATTCTATACTTACATCCTACAACATTTATTGGACGACGAACCACAGCTTAGTTGGTAACACCCATTTTCCGATTAATTTGCAACAGGGAAAAGATGGTAGCTGCACTGATTGCATCTGGTGCGTCGGCTGGTGCAGTTACCGATCCTAATTCACAGGACCATACTGGGAAAACACCTGCATCAGTTGCTGCTTCCTACGGCCACAGAGGACTTGCAGGTTATCTTTCAGAAGTTGCGTTAACCACTCACCTAACATCCCTCACGCTGGTGGAAAGCGAGCTTTCTAAAGGCTCTGCTGAGTTGGAAGCTGAAAGAACCGTAAATAGTATATCATCCGCTGAGTACGAGGATGAGGACTCCCTCCGGCAGACTCTGGCTGCAGTTCGCAATGCAACTCAGGCTGCTGCACGCATTCAATCAGCGTTCCGTGCCCATTCATTCAGGAAGAGGCAGCAGTGGGAATCTGCAATACCCATTGGTGGAGATGAATTCTCCTTCCTAGAGAATGACGTTCAGGGGCTTTCAGCTGCATCAAAGTTGGCATTCCGCCCTTCACGCGACTACAACTTGGCCGCCGTGTCAATACAGAAGAAATACAGAGGGTGGAAAGGTAGGAAGGACTTCCTCTCACTGCGCCAGAAAGTTGTCACAATACAGGTGCGTTACATACATaacaaacatatactccctccctcctgtTCTAAGTGACTCTTATTTCTGTTCTTTTTGGGTCGTCTCAATATTAATTATGTTGGTTGGTTGTGAGTTCAGGCTCATGTGAGGGGCTACCAAGTTAGAAAGAACTACAAGGTTTGCTGGGCAGTTGGTGTACTGGAGAAGGTTGTGCTAAGGTGGCGGCGGAGAGGAGTTGGTCTGCGGGGATTCCGGCCGGAGCAGGAGTCCATTGAGGAGAGCGAGGATGGAGACATACTGAAGGTGTTCCGTAAGCAGAAAGTGGATGAAGCCATTGATGAGGCCGTGTCAAGAGTGCTGTCTATGGTCGACTCATCGGAGGCGCGGCAGCAATATCAGCGCCTTCTTAGCAAATATCGTCAGGCTAAGGTGATGCTTTGCTTGTTTTCACCATCCGAAGAATATCATAAGCCATCCAATCTGATCTACTCTCTTGTTCTTCGCAGGCTAAACTTCAAAGTGCAGACTCAGACACAGCTTCTTCTTATGATGGTTGTGACACACCCCAATATCCCTAGCATGGAAAATGAAGAGATTCACCAACTAACATAATTGGTGTATACGAAACATTAATTATACTACTTGTGCTAATCTTAGCTCCTAAGTTTGCTCTTCTGTAAATGGTTGTGTTTTTCTTCTAGGAACAATTACTGTCTGTCTGTATTTTATTCTTGTACGAGTATATACTAGATGCTCGAATTGCCCAAACCAATTAATTACTGTTCCATAGGATTTAGGTCTAGAAATAACAAACGTTTCGATTCGTAAGGAACAAACCTTCTCTTTATTTCAGAGTTAATTTGCgcattctaaaaattaaaatgaatatagTTCAATACTGTAACCATCACTTCcatttttattcaataattttGGATAAGGAGACGTGCTTAGGTAGCGTCCACCGCTAATACTGTCGTTGATGTGGAATTATGCGTGTGACGTGTCAGCAGCCCCATCTTTCTTGGCCACCGCACACTCAACTATGGAAtaatctagagagagagagagatgggatCTGACAAACAAAAGGTGGAGATGAGAGAGAAAGCCTCAAGGAAAGGAAAGTTATGGAGGATGAAGAAACAAGCACCGCCAAACTCTCCTCCATCAACCAACAGCCGCTGTTATCTAAGGTACAACTATTGTTGAATTGTTGTTACCATATTCCCAATTCAAACTCTAATTTCTGCAGCTAGAATCATCATTGGAAGAAGACGGAAATGCAACggatgaagaagaaatagagaAGCAAGggggcagcagcagcagcagcaaagAGATAATCAAAGAACTCAAGAATATACAAAGGCAGAACACAATCACTCATTATCTTCTAACAGCCTCAATTCTAGTCACTCTGGTATGGCAGCTCTCAGAGTTCTCTCTCATTTTCAAAATCAAACAAGGCTTCAGCAATCCCCTCAGATCCATTGGAGGAGCAATCAAAGGTCTGTTTGGTGCCAGTGAGCAGCAGACACAGGTTATCCCACCAACCTATCTGCCGGGACTCAAGCTCCCCGAATGGCCTGGTTTTGACACCAGCAACGAGGAAGACGAAGATGATGCCGACTAGACTAGACCAATTTCTCAACACAATAACAACTGTAAATGTATGGAGGTTTCAACAAGGTTTTATATATGCAAAAGTATCAAGATTACCAGCCACCATTGGctcaaatatataaaaagaagAATGTGATTGGTCTAACCATACAAGAAAAAACTCTTGGTCATTGTAACAAAGCATCAAAAGCACAACAAGAACAAGTAATTTTGTCCAATAtttggaataaaaaataaagatccATCAATCACCAAAACAGAGCAAATGGTATTCAAGCCTCTCCTTATGCATAGTTGAGCCGAAAGATGTCGTTGAATACATAGAAGCTGCCCTGAGGCGTCGGCATCAGATGGAACATCTGCcaccaaaacaaaataaacattgcTATTCAATACTCATTCATACATAAAAAGAACAGTCAGAACCATGTACAAATCATGAACCTAATCCCTTTTTCACAAAATAACTATTTATACACATTCTTAAAAGAACACTACTTCTCAAGTAACCATATATACAATCTCTTACACTAATCCAAGCTAATTTGTGATCTActgttatttgattttgatctTACAATCTCATCCTTCAAATACTTAATCCTACTTTTTCTTTAGCTCATCAATTCTGATTCTGAATTAAGAGTGTACAGTAATTCATCCCTCAGCTGCATCAATTATTTACTTGAACGAAAAtcatttcaactcaattcaatacAGTATTCTTCAGCTACCTCGAAAAACTAACCTAAAACTTCAATTGAAGTTCAATAAACAAATCCATTAGATTCAAAAACCTTAAATTCAGCTCAAACGCCTCGATTTCAGCAACTAAAACATCAATCCAATAAAATAAACCCTAAAACTTCCACAGCTTGAATTCAAAATGTATATAAAAAACCTCACCTGACTAAACTTGAGAGCGTGCTGCTCTCCGGAGAGCTGGAGATTACCGGAAACAAAAACAAGCATTCCACCGGCGGGGCCGGACGGCTGGCAATCGACGGTGGTGATATGGTGCTGGCACTGCTGGAAAGGCAAGCTGGTGAGCTTAGCGGTGATGTTTTGGGTGCCTTGGAATTTCTGCCCCTCAAAAGAGAGCATCGACGCGTCCTGGTAGAGGCTCGCGAGCCCCGCCCGATTGGTGTCGAACGTGGAGTAGTAGTGCTCGACGAAGGCCTTAGCCACCGCATCTGGATCCATCGCCGCCATCGCAAATTTTTCCAATACTTCACCCTTGCGGCGAAGGAGTTGTTGTTTTTGTTGGCCGTGGGCGAAGGGGGTATTTAAGATACGGTAAGAGGATATTTTTGTCAGATCAAGTGCTCGCGTCTTTTCAACGCTTAATCTTTCATTTATTCTTATTTTCGAACTAGGGTTTgctttgaatttaaattttgggGATCTATTTTGAATTCTGTTGCATATAAATGGAAAAGATTTAACGAAAATGTCACGGaaattagatattttttttatgtttattgaACTAATAGCTTGAAATTTACgtcaaaatataagaaaaggTCACGGAGATTAGAAAACATTAATAATTTCAATACTGTAGGAGTATATGTTATGTTTATTAGATTAAAAGCTTGAAATTTATGGCAGATTACAAGAAAATGTTACCAAAAGTTATTGAAAAAAACATTTCCGTAATTTTAATATTTGGTATGTTTATCGGATTAATAGCTTCAGATTTACa is a window encoding:
- the LOC121771488 gene encoding nuclear transport factor 2B — translated: MAAMDPDAVAKAFVEHYYSTFDTNRAGLASLYQDASMLSFEGQKFQGTQNITAKLTSLPFQQCQHHITTVDCQPSGPAGGMLVFVSGNLQLSGEQHALKFSQMFHLMPTPQGSFYVFNDIFRLNYA
- the LOC121771486 gene encoding uncharacterized protein LOC121771486, whose translation is MEDEETSTAKLSSINQQPLLSKLESSLEEDGNATDEEEIEKQGGSSSSSKEIIKELKNIQRQNTITHYLLTASILVTLVWQLSEFSLIFKIKQGFSNPLRSIGGAIKGLFGASEQQTQVIPPTYLPGLKLPEWPGFDTSNEEDEDDAD